AGATAGAAGTTTATTCACCAGATGAAAAAATACCTTTTCAAAAAGCAAGGACTGATAAAAACGGGATTTTTTGTTTTATGCCAGATAAAAAAGGTATTTGGAAGGTTATAGCGAAGGGAGAGACAGAACACGGGCTTCATAGTACAGAGATTGAAATAAAAATAAAGGATAATTTAGATATAGCTCACTTTAAGAAGCCACTTATCGCTTCCCATATAAGGTTTTTTATCGCTTTTGGAATTGCAGGGTGGATTATAGGGATAACGGGTATTTATCTGTTCTTAAGGTCAAGAAAGTCTATTTAGAATTGCAAAAATATTCTTACTTCGAATAACAAAAATAAAAATTAGACTCAAAAAAGAAGAGTTCTATTATTTTTAGAAAAAGAAAAAAAGCGCCCCCAAGGGGATTCGAACCCCTGTCGCCGGCGTGAAAGGCCGGTGTCCTGGACCTGGCTAGACGATGGGGGCACAACTCTTTATATGGGCCGGGCAGGACTCGAACCTGCGACTCTCGGCTTAAAAGGCCGATACTCTACCGACTGAGTTACCGGCCCACCGTTTTTTTAAACTTTTTTAAATATAAACGGTTTCTTGGTTTTGTCAAGATATGTTTTTTATTTTTACTTCTATCTCTTGGATTTCTTCTGGGACACCTTTTAAGGCTTTAACAAAACCTAAAAGAGGATAGGCTAAAATGTCTGCTACAAAATCTTTAAGAGGAACCTTCTTTCCGTTAACCTTTAGTATCACCTTTTCTCTTTTCTGCTCTATAAAATCTTTTAAAAAACTCAAAAGCTCCTCTTCTTGCTCTATACTAAAAAAAGTTTCTTCAGGAAACTTGTTTTTCCACCACTCTATGTCTTCTTTCACCACAAAACCTAAAAGATTCTTAAGTTCCTTTTTTACTAAGTTTAAATCCTCTTCTTTATCCTTTAAGACCCAAAGTTTAGGGAGAATGTCTACATTCTTGAAGCCCTCAAACAAAACTAAGTCATATCCCCAAAAAACTGATAGAAAATAACTGTACCAGTCTTTAAAAGAAGTGAGATTGTTTTTTTGAGGGTCTAAATAAAGAGTAATTATTTTTTCCTGAAAAAGAACAACCCCAGAAGCTCCGTTTTCTCTGTAAATCCAAGTGTCTTTATTAGGTATATCCGTAAAAATTTCTTTCTCTTTACAAGATTTAACTACCCCTACCTTATATCCCTCTTCAGTTAATCTTTTAACTAAAAAAGAACCTATGGTAGTTTTTCCAGATCCACTATAACCTGATAGTGCGAGAAAACAGGGCATGATAGATGACTTTACAGATTGAATTCTTCACCAGGCTTTAAAGGATGTATCTTAATCTCAAGCCCATATTTTTTTATCTCGTTTTCTAAATCTTCTACCTTACCTGAGAGCACAGGAAAAGTCCCATAATGCATAGGGATAACTACTTTAGGCCTGATAAGTTCACAAGCCTTGGCAGCCTCTTTAGGCCCCATTACGTAATGGTCTCCTATTGGTAATAAGGCTATCTCAGGGGTATAGAGTTCACCGATTAACTTCATGTCTGAAAAGACCCCGGTATCACCTGCATGATAGATGGTTAAGCCATTTTCAAGGGTGATCACAAAACCGCAGGGTTCTCCTCCGTAGCTTCCATCAGGAAAAGAAGAACTGTGTAAGGCTGGCACCATGGTAAAACTAATACCATCTGAACGATAAGTTCCACCTATGTTCATGCCTATAGCTTTAGTAGCACCTTTCCGAAGGAGATATTGCTGAATTTCATGGATTGCGATAATTTCCCCACCTTTTTTAGAAAGGGATAAGGCTTCCCCTAAATGGTCTCCATGGGCATGGGTGATAAGGATATAGTCATAAGGACCCTGGTCAGCATCCTTAGGAGAAAGAGGATTAGTAAGCCATGGATCTATGATAATCTTTTTTCCTTTTTCTGAAACTATTTTGAAACAGGAATGGCCAAAAAAGACTAACTTCATGACATCACACCTTTAATTGAAAAAATAAAGAGCGGGCGACGGGATTCGAACCCGCGACCTGCTGCATGGCAAGCAGCCGCTCTACCAGGCTGAGCCACGCCCGCTTTCACAAGAAAATTATTATAATTTATTTTTTCTTACTGTCAAGAAGAAATTACTCTTCTTTTTGTTCTGTTTGGGGTTCACCGAAGCATTCAGCTAGTTTAAGAAGTTTTTCGTATTCCTGGTTTACTCTCTCCTGGATGTAGGCTATTTGTTCAGGGGTAAGGTGTCTGAATCTTCTTTGGAGCTTGAGATATTCTTCTACAGGTTTAGGTTTATCGACTTTACGGTTGATGATGTATTTTCCGTCTATGACTTCATAGAGAGGAAAGACCCTTGTTTCTACGGCAAGTTTAGCTACAAGAAGGCTGTCTTCGCTTTTGGTCCCCCATCCGGTGGGGCAGGTTGCATAGACATGGATAAAAGCAGGTCCGTTTATTAAGGCTGCTTTTTTGACTTTATTCATGAGGTCGATAGGGAAGGCAGGGTTTGCGGTTGCGGCATAGGGTATGTTGTGAGCTACCACGATACCCATCAGGTTTTTTTTCCAGGTGGTTTGACCTTTGACGACTTTACCTGCAGGGCTTGTGGTGGTGTGTGCCCCGAAGGGGGTAGCTCCAGACCTTTGCACCCCTGTATTCATGTAGGCCTCGTTATCAAGGCAGATGTAGATAAAGTCATGACCTCTTTCAAGGGCACCTGAGAGCCACTGAAGCCCTATGTCAAAGGTAGCTCCATCTCCTGCAAACACGACCACATTTATTTTTTCTTTGGATTTAAGTTTGCCTTTACGTTTAAGAGCTTTGATGGCAGCCTCGATACCTGAGGCAACGGTGGCGGAGTTTTCGAAGGCAACATGGATCCAGGGTACATTCCAGGAGGTATAGGGGAAGGGGCTTGAGACGATTTCCATGCAACCTGTTGCAGTGACAGCGATGGTATTGGGACCAAGAGCCTTTAGGGCGAGCCTTAGAGGAAGCACGGTGCCACAACCCTGGCAGGCTCTATGGCCCTGAGCAAAGCCTTCATATTCAGGTAAGTTTTTTAAGGTAAAACCTTTAAAGTTTTTGAGTTCTGGTCTCATAGGCTTACTCCTTTACACCGTAGATTTCATATGGTGTGGTTGGTTTTTTACTTAAGGTTTCAAAGGTTTTTTCGAAGATTTCAACAAAGTCTTCTTTGGTAACATCTCTACCGCTAAGACCGGCAATCAGGTTAAGGACACGAGGTCTTTTGTTGGATTGATACAGGGCAGAGCGTACCTCTATACCTACTGGGCCCCCTGTTGCACCATGACTGACAGCCCTGTCAACCACGCAAAGGGCTTTGACTTTACCGATGGCTTTAAGGAAGTCTTTGGTGGGGAAGGGTCTCCAGAGTCTGATTCTTACCACACCTACTTTTTTACCTTTAGCCCTGAGGATATCAACGGCATTCATGGCGTTTTCAGCAAGGCTACCCATGATGACGATAGCTACCTCAGCATCTTCCATCTGATAGGTTTCAACAGGGAGATACCTTCTTCCGGTAAGTTTTTCGAAATCTTTCCAGGCTTGAAGGATTATTTTATAGCTGGCTTTAAGGGCCTCATCCTGAGCTTTTTTAGCTTCAGTATAGATTTCAGGGACACCGATAGCACCTATGGTTATAGGGTTTTTGGGGTCAAGTTTGTATTTCATTTTAAGGGGTGGTAGGTATTTATCGAGTAAGTTTTGGTCTAAGAAGGTGACAGGTTCGACCACATGGGAGAGGATGAATCCATCGATGTTTACGGCAACAGGAAGCAGGGCTTTTTCGGCGACTTTATAGGCATGGTAGATGAGGTCAACGGCTTCTTGACCGTTTTCAGCAAAGAAATGGATCCAGCCAGCATCTCTCATGGACATCACATCAGAGTGGTCGTTCCAGATGCTGATAGGTGCTGAGACTGAGCGGTTGACAAGAGCCATGACGATAGGGAGGCGTAGACCAGATGCGATGAAGAGGTTTTCATACATGAGGAGCAGGCCTTGAGCAGAGGTAGAGGTGAAGGTACGAGCACCTGTTGCGGCAGCCCCGATACAGGCACTCATGGCAGCGTGTTCTGATTCAACAGGGATGTATTCGGCATCGAGTTCACCGTTGTTAACAAGTTCAGCGAGGTGTTCTACGATGTGGGTTTGAGGGGTAATGGGGTAGGCTGAGATGACGTCTACGTTGCATTGTGCGACAGCCTCAGCCACGGCAACAGAGACTTCTTTGGCGACTTTTTTAGTCATGTTATTCCTCCTCTAAGACCATAGTAATGGCTTTTTTAGGGCAGTTAGCGGCACAGATGCCGCAGCCTTTGCAGTAGAAAAGATTACAGATGAAGAAGCCATCCTGGTCTTGTTGATAGCAGA
Above is a genomic segment from Thermodesulfobacterium commune DSM 2178 containing:
- a CDS encoding transketolase C-terminal domain-containing protein, whose product is MTKKVAKEVSVAVAEAVAQCNVDVISAYPITPQTHIVEHLAELVNNGELDAEYIPVESEHAAMSACIGAAATGARTFTSTSAQGLLLMYENLFIASGLRLPIVMALVNRSVSAPISIWNDHSDVMSMRDAGWIHFFAENGQEAVDLIYHAYKVAEKALLPVAVNIDGFILSHVVEPVTFLDQNLLDKYLPPLKMKYKLDPKNPITIGAIGVPEIYTEAKKAQDEALKASYKIILQAWKDFEKLTGRRYLPVETYQMEDAEVAIVIMGSLAENAMNAVDILRAKGKKVGVVRIRLWRPFPTKDFLKAIGKVKALCVVDRAVSHGATGGPVGIEVRSALYQSNKRPRVLNLIAGLSGRDVTKEDFVEIFEKTFETLSKKPTTPYEIYGVKE
- a CDS encoding metal-dependent hydrolase codes for the protein MKLVFFGHSCFKIVSEKGKKIIIDPWLTNPLSPKDADQGPYDYILITHAHGDHLGEALSLSKKGGEIIAIHEIQQYLLRKGATKAIGMNIGGTYRSDGISFTMVPALHSSSFPDGSYGGEPCGFVITLENGLTIYHAGDTGVFSDMKLIGELYTPEIALLPIGDHYVMGPKEAAKACELIRPKVVIPMHYGTFPVLSGKVEDLENEIKKYGLEIKIHPLKPGEEFNL
- a CDS encoding molybdopterin-guanine dinucleotide biosynthesis protein B, producing MPCFLALSGYSGSGKTTIGSFLVKRLTEEGYKVGVVKSCKEKEIFTDIPNKDTWIYRENGASGVVLFQEKIITLYLDPQKNNLTSFKDWYSYFLSVFWGYDLVLFEGFKNVDILPKLWVLKDKEEDLNLVKKELKNLLGFVVKEDIEWWKNKFPEETFFSIEQEEELLSFLKDFIEQKREKVILKVNGKKVPLKDFVADILAYPLLGFVKALKGVPEEIQEIEVKIKNIS
- the porB gene encoding pyruvate synthase subunit PorB encodes the protein MRPELKNFKGFTLKNLPEYEGFAQGHRACQGCGTVLPLRLALKALGPNTIAVTATGCMEIVSSPFPYTSWNVPWIHVAFENSATVASGIEAAIKALKRKGKLKSKEKINVVVFAGDGATFDIGLQWLSGALERGHDFIYICLDNEAYMNTGVQRSGATPFGAHTTTSPAGKVVKGQTTWKKNLMGIVVAHNIPYAATANPAFPIDLMNKVKKAALINGPAFIHVYATCPTGWGTKSEDSLLVAKLAVETRVFPLYEVIDGKYIINRKVDKPKPVEEYLKLQRRFRHLTPEQIAYIQERVNQEYEKLLKLAECFGEPQTEQKEE